Proteins from one Planctomyces sp. SH-PL62 genomic window:
- a CDS encoding type I polyketide synthase yields the protein MKNTSDFDWMVLTPGGFPDPSLAIAGSRAGAVGVLNLEFVDEMDLALTALDRLATMGRDRLGVLLDAGATDLLRAILARPLAGLETIILAGADPGRLKPLVELIHDAGLKAFLIATGLEDAVAGQVAGVDAVIAKGNEAGGWVGDETTFVLLQRLIPRLNIPVWAYGGVGPRTAAACRVAGAAGAVLDGQLLLTRESPASDRLRDRVRVMDGSETICLGSGLGAGFRAYSRPDLPGAVELRRLEATALLAEQPAAAVRHAWRAAIRRRVDWRTPETSLLALGQDAAFAADLARKFGTVGGVLTGLRAAVREALATESETGPFAEGSPWARAHGTRFPIVQGPMTRVSDRAEFADAVAEAGGLPFLALALMRGPEARTLLEQTRSRLGDRPWGVGVLGFVPPELRAEQLEVVREYRPPFALIAGGRPDQSKALEDSGVTTYLHVPSPGLLRMFLKEGANRFVFEGRECGGHVGPRTSFVLWESLIEVLAEHLTPGVDASSHHVLFAGGVHDGLSAAMVGALAAPLIRRGVRVGVLLGTAYLFTREAVQTGAITESFQRAALACDRTVLLESGPGHATRCVSSPFVADFEGEKRRLLRQGLPSEELRQSLEELNIGRLRVASKGVDRNPRFGDDPAASRLVELDAEEQWARGMYMIGQVAGLRDGVCTLAELHEDVSAGGSRRLASSPRPAVAAGPPSPPPAAVAIVGMACILPGAPDLRTFWANIVNKVDAITEVPADRWDWRRYFDPSRSARDKIYSRWGGFIADVAFDPADFGMPPSSLRSIEPFQLLALAVVRSALEDAGYLNRPFPRERTSVILGAGGGGSDLTAGYMVRSCLPSLFNGEATAVTERLGDLLPEWTEDSFPGILMNVAAGRVANRFDLGGVNYTVDAACASSLAAVNLAVRDLEAGTSDVAIVGGVDAIQNPFAFLCFSKTQALSPNGRCRTFDAEGDGIAISEGFAAVILKRLDDAERDGDRVYAVIRGVGGSSDGRDRGLTAPRPEGQVRALRRAYAQAGYSPATVGLIEAHGTGTVAGDLAELKALGMFFGEAGATRQGCAVGSVKSMIGHTKATAGVAGLIKAALALNHRVLPPTLGVDRPNPKANFPESPFYVNTEPRPWIHAERAEPRRAGVSAFGFGGTNFHVALEEYTASFVADRGASRDPWPVELFVWRGRSRESLLEAVDRLAESLKSGARPDLGRLACTQARAAEAAEPGGPSLAIVASSVEDLAEKLDAARGLLRSDAARHHDSRGIHFADRPLASDGRIAFLFPGQGSQYVNMTRDLAVAFDEVRDCFERADRTLAAELGRPLSRWIFPPPAFGADEEKQLQMALTETQIAQPALAAADLAILRLLSNLGIEPEMAAGHSFGEFVALCAAGCYGERELLEIAAARGRFIRECTTEESGAMTAIVASPEELQPLLLADPGLTLANLNAPRQTVVAGTRAAVEKAMQWCQAHGLQARRLPVGCGFHSPLVAPAQRKLSERIRRLAIAAPRIPVYSNSTAATYPEDAAAVAELLADHLIRPVEFVRQIEAMYDAGARLFVEVGPRQVLSGLVGQILGDRPHVVASFDRPGVDGLGPLLHGLAALAAEGVPIRGDGLFQGRSTRPVDVSKPTERAEPSPTAWLVNGGSARPVRRKPVEAGTPSPPSPPPRSSAIDESFVVRRSSLHPARPGGNGHHPREVLPEAPPSGTPRQVRSPSRHDVLNGKDVIRDGSGGRARLPIHRGPADEGGSMTRSTVQSPRSNGEAPPPSHAEAVAPRDFPASSPPQAPPAPDGHGSADVARQFQQVMMRFLQTQETVMHDLLVYLGSQGPPAKAQAGRTHSHDEPNGEASAFLEGAAPASSPAVFRSLLDEVATTPAPSWPPADRAVSARPYEPASPKAPAGPEEGWREPSPNGGENGATARSIAAVPAAEAPSDRRRITERLLSIVGERTGYPEEMLSLDADLEADLGIDSIKRVEIAGTLVNSLTLPQGRSPDIESLTASRTLRQVVDHLTAFLDGDDGGGGNGDGERRAAEEDHRPFDGARTGHGVGRFALKSALAPSIGATADLAPGGLVVIVDDETGVGRRLAGLLNDRGRDVVRIVSEAGARVNDPDAVTAELRRPEEAARLVDELHARRGPVAALIHLGALRVDGAGSRRGDALTSLYLLCRALGPDLERAAAHGGAAILAATRLGGSFAVERPAPHDSPEAAGLAGFLKSLGHECPAVRIKAVDLPPAGPDVVADWLLDELTADDQLVEVGYRDGIRTILELSPAPLPAGAADLPLDGDSVVLVTGGARGITAEAALALMTAAPCTLVVVGRTPPPSGPEPVETAGIKEPRELGRAILEQLRASGNPVALATVEERRRRLLLEREVRENLERLRRTGARVEYATCDVRDAEAFGSLLDDVYRAHGRIDGVIHGAGVIEDRLVKDKTLESFERVVGTKAGAARILAERIRFDSLRFLVFFSSVSGRFGNRGQADYAAASEMLNKLAQDLDRRCPGRVVSINWGPWLGSGMVSPEVRRQFAERGVVLIPSEVGCELLLDELRHGRKGDVEILIGGAGGFESSGPPRATASVEAASTSRPLLRAAGVLSHGEDLVELRRPIDVKVDHYLQDHRLDGRPVFPFAMAMELMAEVASAGWPSLDLLAIGDIRLHRGVVLREDREDVRVVARTRTRPAGEAKGRRDEHPTARDLEVAILSAGDPRRVHYQASVRLGRRAEVGAAGHVADPRLLEGGGLKSMGVEEAYRDWLFHGPLFQGIASIEAIGPGGAGDPPPLLGPRLPARRRRRGMADRSDPGGQRPPDAGPLGEAPLGRDPAPRADRGIPAPRPGVAARRPGRPAAARRRSVMSCGSGPRARPRPATPTTIFRAPTVGSWGC from the coding sequence GTGAAGAACACGTCGGACTTCGATTGGATGGTGCTGACGCCCGGGGGATTCCCGGACCCGTCGCTGGCGATCGCCGGTAGCCGGGCCGGGGCCGTCGGGGTCCTCAATCTCGAATTCGTCGATGAGATGGACCTCGCCCTGACGGCGCTGGATCGCCTGGCGACGATGGGCCGGGACCGGCTCGGGGTCCTCCTGGACGCGGGCGCGACCGACCTGCTCCGGGCGATCCTGGCCCGGCCTCTCGCCGGCCTGGAGACGATCATCCTCGCCGGCGCCGATCCCGGCCGGCTGAAGCCGCTCGTGGAGCTGATCCACGACGCCGGGCTGAAAGCGTTCCTGATCGCGACGGGGCTGGAGGACGCCGTCGCGGGCCAGGTCGCGGGGGTCGACGCGGTGATCGCGAAGGGGAATGAGGCCGGGGGATGGGTGGGGGACGAGACGACCTTCGTCCTGCTCCAGCGGCTGATCCCCCGCCTGAACATCCCGGTCTGGGCGTACGGCGGCGTCGGCCCGCGAACGGCCGCCGCCTGTCGGGTCGCCGGCGCGGCGGGCGCGGTGCTCGATGGGCAGCTTCTCTTGACCAGGGAGTCTCCCGCGTCGGATCGGCTGCGGGATCGGGTCCGGGTCATGGACGGGAGTGAGACGATCTGCCTGGGGAGCGGGCTCGGGGCGGGCTTCCGCGCCTATTCCCGGCCCGACCTGCCCGGCGCCGTCGAGCTGCGACGACTGGAGGCCACGGCCCTGCTCGCGGAGCAGCCGGCGGCGGCGGTGCGCCACGCCTGGCGGGCCGCGATCCGGCGGCGGGTCGACTGGCGGACGCCCGAGACGTCCCTCCTGGCCCTGGGGCAAGACGCGGCGTTCGCCGCCGATCTGGCGCGGAAATTCGGCACGGTCGGCGGCGTCCTGACCGGCCTGCGGGCCGCCGTCCGCGAGGCGCTCGCGACGGAGAGCGAAACCGGCCCTTTCGCCGAGGGCTCGCCCTGGGCGCGGGCGCACGGCACGAGGTTTCCGATCGTTCAGGGACCGATGACCCGCGTCAGCGACCGGGCGGAGTTCGCCGACGCGGTCGCTGAGGCCGGCGGCCTGCCGTTCCTGGCGCTGGCTCTGATGCGCGGCCCCGAGGCGCGGACGCTGCTGGAGCAGACGCGGAGTCGCCTGGGGGATCGCCCCTGGGGGGTGGGCGTGCTCGGCTTCGTCCCGCCGGAGCTGCGGGCGGAGCAGCTCGAAGTCGTCCGCGAGTACCGCCCCCCGTTCGCGCTGATCGCCGGAGGCCGTCCCGACCAGTCGAAGGCCCTGGAGGACTCGGGGGTGACGACCTACCTCCACGTCCCGTCGCCGGGGCTGCTCCGCATGTTCCTCAAGGAGGGTGCCAATCGGTTCGTCTTCGAGGGTCGGGAGTGCGGGGGGCACGTCGGGCCGAGGACGAGCTTCGTGCTCTGGGAGAGCCTGATCGAGGTCCTCGCCGAGCACCTGACGCCCGGCGTCGACGCCTCTTCCCATCACGTGCTGTTCGCCGGCGGCGTGCACGACGGCCTCTCGGCCGCGATGGTCGGCGCGCTGGCGGCGCCCTTGATCCGGCGCGGCGTGCGCGTCGGCGTGCTGCTGGGGACGGCCTACCTCTTCACCCGCGAGGCGGTCCAGACCGGCGCGATCACCGAGAGCTTCCAGCGGGCGGCCCTCGCCTGCGACCGTACGGTGTTGCTCGAAAGCGGGCCGGGGCACGCGACGCGATGCGTGTCGTCCCCCTTCGTCGCGGACTTCGAGGGCGAGAAGCGGCGGCTGCTCCGGCAGGGGCTCCCCTCCGAGGAGCTGCGCCAGAGCCTGGAGGAGCTGAACATCGGCCGCCTACGGGTCGCCTCGAAGGGGGTCGACCGCAATCCGCGCTTCGGCGACGATCCGGCCGCGTCCAGGCTCGTCGAACTCGACGCCGAGGAGCAATGGGCGCGCGGGATGTACATGATCGGCCAGGTCGCCGGGCTTCGCGACGGCGTCTGCACGCTGGCCGAGCTTCACGAGGACGTCTCGGCCGGAGGAAGCCGACGCCTGGCGTCATCCCCCCGGCCGGCCGTGGCCGCGGGACCGCCTTCCCCGCCTCCCGCCGCCGTGGCGATCGTCGGGATGGCCTGCATCCTTCCCGGCGCCCCGGACCTCAGGACGTTCTGGGCCAACATCGTCAACAAGGTTGATGCGATCACGGAAGTCCCCGCCGACCGCTGGGACTGGCGCCGGTACTTCGACCCCTCGCGGTCGGCTCGCGACAAGATCTACTCGCGCTGGGGGGGATTCATCGCGGACGTCGCGTTCGACCCCGCGGATTTCGGGATGCCGCCCAGTTCGCTGCGCTCGATCGAGCCGTTCCAGCTCCTGGCCCTGGCCGTCGTGCGGTCGGCGCTTGAGGACGCCGGTTATCTCAACCGACCGTTCCCGCGCGAGCGGACGTCGGTGATCCTCGGGGCGGGGGGGGGAGGGTCCGACCTGACCGCCGGCTACATGGTGCGCTCGTGCCTGCCTTCCCTATTCAATGGAGAGGCCACCGCCGTCACCGAGCGGCTGGGAGACCTCTTGCCGGAATGGACGGAGGATTCGTTCCCCGGAATCCTGATGAACGTCGCGGCCGGTCGGGTCGCGAATCGATTCGATCTGGGCGGCGTCAATTACACGGTGGACGCCGCCTGCGCGTCGTCGCTGGCCGCGGTGAACCTGGCGGTGCGCGACCTGGAGGCGGGGACCAGCGACGTGGCGATCGTGGGAGGGGTCGACGCGATCCAGAATCCGTTCGCCTTCCTCTGCTTCAGCAAGACGCAGGCCCTCTCGCCCAACGGCCGGTGCCGCACGTTCGACGCCGAGGGGGACGGGATCGCCATCAGCGAGGGGTTCGCCGCCGTCATCCTCAAGCGGCTGGACGACGCCGAGCGCGACGGCGACCGGGTCTACGCGGTGATCCGGGGGGTGGGCGGATCGAGCGACGGGCGCGACCGAGGCCTCACGGCGCCTCGCCCCGAGGGCCAGGTCCGGGCCCTTCGCCGGGCCTACGCCCAGGCCGGGTACTCGCCCGCGACCGTCGGGCTGATCGAGGCCCACGGGACCGGCACGGTGGCCGGCGACCTGGCCGAACTCAAGGCCCTCGGCATGTTCTTCGGCGAGGCCGGGGCGACGAGGCAGGGGTGCGCGGTCGGCTCGGTCAAATCGATGATCGGCCATACCAAGGCCACCGCCGGGGTGGCCGGGCTGATCAAGGCCGCGCTCGCCCTCAACCATCGGGTGCTCCCCCCGACCCTGGGGGTCGATCGTCCCAACCCCAAGGCGAACTTCCCGGAGAGCCCGTTCTATGTCAACACCGAGCCGCGTCCGTGGATTCACGCCGAACGGGCCGAGCCGCGCCGGGCCGGCGTGAGCGCGTTCGGCTTCGGCGGCACGAATTTCCACGTCGCGCTCGAAGAATACACCGCGAGCTTCGTCGCCGACCGCGGCGCGTCGCGAGATCCCTGGCCGGTCGAACTCTTCGTGTGGAGGGGCCGCTCGCGGGAGAGTCTCCTCGAAGCGGTCGACCGGCTCGCCGAATCCTTGAAGTCCGGCGCACGTCCCGACCTGGGCCGTCTGGCCTGCACGCAGGCCCGCGCGGCGGAAGCGGCGGAGCCCGGCGGGCCGTCGCTCGCGATCGTCGCGTCATCGGTCGAAGACCTCGCCGAGAAGCTGGATGCGGCGCGGGGCCTCCTCCGCTCCGACGCGGCGCGCCACCACGACTCGCGCGGGATCCACTTCGCGGATCGGCCCCTGGCGAGCGACGGCCGGATCGCGTTCCTCTTCCCCGGCCAGGGTTCGCAGTACGTGAACATGACGCGCGATCTGGCCGTGGCGTTCGACGAGGTTCGGGACTGCTTCGAACGGGCCGACCGCACCCTCGCCGCCGAGCTGGGGCGCCCGCTCAGCCGCTGGATCTTCCCCCCGCCGGCCTTCGGCGCGGACGAGGAGAAGCAGCTCCAGATGGCGCTGACGGAGACGCAGATCGCGCAACCGGCGCTCGCCGCCGCGGATCTGGCGATCCTCCGGCTGCTCTCGAATCTGGGGATCGAGCCCGAGATGGCGGCGGGGCACAGCTTCGGCGAGTTCGTCGCGCTCTGCGCCGCGGGCTGCTACGGCGAGCGGGAGCTGCTGGAGATCGCGGCGGCTCGGGGCCGGTTCATCCGGGAATGCACCACGGAGGAGAGCGGGGCGATGACGGCGATCGTCGCCTCCCCTGAGGAATTGCAGCCGTTGCTGCTGGCCGATCCCGGCCTGACGCTCGCCAACCTCAACGCCCCTCGCCAGACGGTCGTGGCCGGGACGCGGGCCGCCGTGGAGAAGGCGATGCAGTGGTGCCAGGCCCACGGATTGCAGGCTCGTCGGCTCCCGGTCGGCTGCGGCTTCCACTCGCCGCTGGTCGCCCCGGCGCAGCGGAAGCTCTCCGAGAGGATTCGCCGGCTGGCGATCGCCGCGCCTCGGATCCCGGTCTACTCGAACTCGACGGCCGCGACCTATCCCGAGGACGCCGCCGCCGTCGCCGAACTGCTGGCCGATCACCTGATCCGCCCGGTGGAGTTCGTGCGCCAGATCGAGGCGATGTACGACGCCGGCGCCCGGCTGTTCGTGGAGGTCGGCCCGCGTCAGGTCCTGAGCGGACTCGTCGGGCAGATCCTCGGCGACCGCCCCCACGTCGTCGCCTCGTTCGATCGCCCCGGAGTGGACGGCCTCGGCCCCTTGCTCCACGGCTTGGCGGCGCTGGCGGCCGAAGGGGTCCCGATCCGCGGCGACGGCCTCTTCCAGGGTCGCTCGACCCGGCCGGTGGACGTCTCGAAGCCGACCGAGAGAGCCGAGCCCTCGCCGACCGCCTGGCTCGTCAACGGCGGTTCGGCTCGCCCCGTGCGCCGCAAGCCGGTCGAGGCCGGCACGCCGTCGCCGCCGTCGCCGCCTCCGAGGTCGAGCGCGATCGACGAGTCGTTCGTCGTGCGGAGGTCGAGCCTCCACCCCGCCAGGCCGGGGGGGAATGGTCATCATCCTCGCGAGGTCTTGCCGGAGGCCCCGCCTTCGGGAACGCCCCGCCAGGTGCGGTCGCCGTCTCGGCACGACGTGCTGAACGGTAAGGACGTCATCCGGGACGGATCGGGCGGTCGCGCCCGGCTCCCGATCCATCGTGGTCCAGCAGACGAGGGAGGATCCATGACTCGATCAACCGTCCAGAGCCCGCGCTCCAACGGGGAGGCCCCACCGCCGTCGCACGCGGAGGCGGTCGCTCCTCGGGATTTCCCGGCGTCTTCTCCACCGCAGGCCCCGCCCGCGCCGGACGGACACGGCTCGGCGGACGTCGCGCGTCAATTCCAGCAGGTCATGATGCGTTTCCTCCAGACCCAGGAGACCGTGATGCACGACCTGCTCGTGTACCTCGGCTCGCAGGGGCCCCCGGCGAAGGCCCAGGCCGGGCGGACGCATTCCCATGACGAGCCGAACGGGGAGGCCTCCGCGTTCCTCGAAGGGGCCGCGCCCGCCTCGTCTCCAGCAGTCTTCCGCAGCCTGCTCGACGAAGTCGCGACGACCCCCGCGCCGTCGTGGCCTCCGGCCGACCGAGCCGTCTCCGCACGGCCGTACGAGCCCGCGAGCCCGAAGGCCCCGGCCGGGCCGGAAGAGGGTTGGAGGGAGCCGTCTCCCAACGGCGGCGAGAACGGCGCGACGGCTCGGTCGATCGCGGCCGTCCCGGCCGCCGAGGCCCCCTCCGATCGTCGCCGGATCACCGAGCGGCTCCTGTCCATCGTCGGCGAGCGGACCGGCTATCCCGAGGAGATGCTGAGCCTCGACGCCGACCTCGAAGCCGATCTGGGGATCGATTCCATCAAGCGCGTCGAGATCGCCGGCACCCTCGTCAACTCGCTGACGCTGCCCCAGGGCCGATCGCCGGACATCGAGAGCCTGACCGCGAGCCGGACCCTGCGCCAGGTCGTCGATCACCTGACGGCGTTCCTCGACGGAGACGACGGCGGCGGCGGAAACGGCGACGGCGAACGACGCGCGGCGGAGGAGGATCACCGCCCTTTTGACGGTGCGCGGACCGGACACGGCGTCGGCCGGTTCGCGCTGAAATCGGCCCTCGCCCCCTCCATCGGTGCGACGGCCGATCTGGCCCCCGGCGGTCTCGTCGTCATCGTGGACGACGAGACCGGCGTGGGGCGACGCCTGGCGGGCCTCCTGAACGACCGGGGGCGCGACGTCGTCCGGATCGTTTCCGAGGCCGGCGCGAGGGTGAACGACCCCGACGCGGTGACGGCCGAGCTTCGGCGTCCCGAGGAGGCGGCCCGACTGGTCGACGAGCTTCACGCCCGTCGCGGGCCGGTGGCCGCCCTGATCCACCTGGGGGCGCTCCGGGTCGACGGCGCAGGGTCGCGCCGGGGCGACGCGCTGACGTCTCTCTACCTGCTGTGCCGGGCCCTGGGGCCGGACCTGGAACGCGCGGCGGCCCACGGCGGCGCGGCGATCCTTGCGGCGACGAGGCTGGGAGGCTCGTTCGCCGTCGAGCGGCCCGCCCCCCACGACTCTCCCGAGGCCGCCGGGCTCGCCGGCTTCCTCAAGTCGCTCGGCCACGAATGCCCCGCCGTCCGCATCAAGGCGGTCGACCTTCCGCCGGCGGGGCCGGACGTCGTCGCCGACTGGCTGCTGGACGAGTTGACGGCCGACGACCAGCTTGTCGAGGTCGGCTATCGCGACGGCATCCGGACGATCCTCGAGCTGTCCCCGGCGCCCCTCCCCGCCGGGGCCGCCGACCTCCCGCTCGATGGCGACTCGGTCGTGCTCGTGACGGGAGGCGCGCGGGGGATCACCGCCGAGGCGGCTCTCGCGTTGATGACGGCCGCGCCCTGCACGCTCGTGGTGGTCGGTCGCACCCCGCCCCCTTCCGGGCCGGAGCCGGTCGAGACCGCCGGGATCAAGGAGCCGCGAGAGCTCGGGCGGGCGATCCTGGAACAGCTTCGCGCGTCGGGGAATCCGGTCGCCCTGGCGACGGTCGAGGAGCGGCGTCGCCGTCTCCTCCTGGAACGCGAGGTCCGAGAGAACCTCGAACGCCTCCGACGGACCGGGGCCCGGGTCGAGTACGCGACCTGCGACGTGCGCGACGCGGAGGCGTTCGGTTCGCTCCTCGACGACGTCTATCGAGCCCACGGGCGGATCGACGGCGTCATCCACGGGGCCGGCGTCATCGAGGATCGGCTGGTCAAGGACAAGACGCTCGAATCGTTCGAACGCGTGGTGGGGACCAAGGCGGGGGCCGCGAGGATCCTCGCCGAGCGAATTCGATTCGATTCGCTCCGGTTCCTGGTCTTCTTCAGCTCCGTCTCCGGCCGGTTCGGCAACCGCGGCCAGGCCGACTACGCGGCGGCCTCCGAGATGCTCAACAAGCTGGCGCAGGACCTGGACCGGCGATGTCCGGGCCGGGTCGTCTCGATCAACTGGGGCCCCTGGCTGGGGTCCGGGATGGTCTCTCCGGAGGTCCGGCGCCAGTTCGCCGAGCGTGGCGTCGTGCTCATCCCGTCCGAGGTGGGCTGCGAGTTGCTCCTGGACGAACTCCGGCACGGGCGCAAGGGAGACGTGGAAATCCTGATCGGCGGGGCCGGCGGCTTCGAGTCGTCCGGCCCTCCCCGCGCGACCGCGTCGGTCGAGGCGGCTTCGACGAGCCGCCCGCTGCTCAGGGCCGCCGGGGTCCTGTCGCACGGCGAAGACCTGGTCGAGCTGAGACGTCCCATCGACGTCAAGGTTGATCATTATTTGCAGGATCACCGCCTGGACGGCCGCCCCGTCTTCCCCTTCGCCATGGCCATGGAGCTCATGGCCGAGGTCGCCTCGGCGGGATGGCCGAGCCTGGACCTGCTGGCGATCGGCGACATCCGGCTCCACCGGGGCGTCGTCCTCCGGGAGGACAGGGAAGACGTCCGGGTCGTCGCCCGGACTCGAACCCGGCCCGCCGGCGAGGCGAAGGGGAGGAGGGATGAACACCCGACGGCCCGCGATCTGGAGGTCGCGATCCTGAGCGCGGGCGATCCCCGTCGGGTCCATTATCAGGCATCGGTCCGCCTCGGCCGCCGGGCCGAGGTCGGGGCCGCCGGACACGTCGCCGACCCGCGCCTGCTTGAGGGCGGCGGATTGAAGTCGATGGGGGTCGAGGAGGCGTATCGCGACTGGCTCTTTCACGGGCCGCTCTTCCAGGGGATCGCCTCCATCGAGGCGATCGGCCCCGGGGGCGCGGGCGATCCTCCGCCCCTCCTCGGCCCGCGCCTGCCTGCGAGGCGACGCCGACGGGGAATGGCTGATCGATCCGATCCTGGTGGACAGCGCCCTCCAGATGCAGGTCCTCTGGGCGAGGCTCCATTGGGACGTGACCCTGCTCCCCGCGCGGATCGCGGAATTCCGGCTCCACGGCCCGGGGTCGCGGCCCGGCGGCCGGGCCGTCCGGCGGCGGCGCGGCGGAGGTCTGTTATGAGTTGCGGATCAGGCCCGAGAGCCAGGCCCCGACCTGCCACGCCGACCACTATTTTTCGAGCCCCGACGGTCGGCTCCTGGGGGTGCTGA